GGCAACATAACTATTCAATCCGAGGATTACAGCACAATACATTTTATTGAGAGTTCCCCTGACTATTACTATCAATCGCGGTATAATATAGATACGAGGGTTGATTATATCCACCTGTTTGACGGCAGCGGACTCTATTCCGATTTGATAGGGGGCCATAGCCAGGCGGCTGGTTATCCGGCTCTGGTTTGGGATTCGTTGGCGACTGTTGACCATTCTTATCCCTGGAGCCAGGTATCGGGGATACCCTGCCCCTCGTATTTTAATCTGATACCCGATGTTCCGAATTTAGAGGTTTTGTATACCTATGATTCACGAACGGATAATATTGAAACCGAAGGAATGCCTATAGCTTGGAAATATCTCGGTGATGATTATCAGTATTTCTTCTTTGGCATGCCGCTCTCGTTCTTTGACCGGCCTACCGCCACGACCGTTTTGCAGACGGCCGTATCTGAGTTATTAACGGCCGAAGTCGTCGGTTTTACCAAACTTGTCCCGGAAAAAATAAATTCGGACGATTATGCCGAGATAACAATGGTTCTTCTGGGAGATCTGGCTACCGGGAAGAGCGCTGAGGATATTGATCAAGGTACGGTTTCGGTAAACGGCAGTATTATTCCGATATCCTCTGATATCTTAGCTGAACATCCCGATTTTACGGGTAGTGTTTTGCAGATGGATATATCTACGAGTGATTTTCTTTTATCTTATGGTCGCAGCAGCGACAGCAGTAATTTTGGATATATAGTTTCATGGCAGTTTGCCGGTGAATCAGATATTCAGACAGCCTATGGTACGGTAACGATTGTCGGTCAGCTGTATGTTAGCGGAGACGCCAATGGGGACAGGGAAATCAATGTCGGCGACGCGGTTTTTATAGTTAACCATGTCTTTAAGGGTGGTCCTGCGCCTGAACCGTTGATTGCCGGCGACGCCAATTGTGATGGTTCGGTCAACGTGGGGGACGCGGTGTATTTAATAAATCATGTCTTCAAAGGCGGCCCCGGTCCCTGTGAATAATCGGCATTTTGGACGCAATATTTGCACTTGACATAAGTTGTAATTAGCATATATTTTATAATGAGACTATAGTATTTCGCCATAATATTGGTCAGATTGCGAAATTTGTTATGATACGAATCCAAAGGGGCGTTGGGAGGAACAGATGACGTCCCGAATTTTACTCATAATGGCTATAGTTTTATTCTATTGCGCGTATCCAGCGGATTCAGCGGATTTATATAAGGTCATTGTGGTAAATCAAGAGGATGCGGATTTTCTAAATTCCCTTGATATTCAGCCAGTGTATTGTCTCAGCGACGGATATTTAATATTTGCTGAAAACCAATTTGCCAAACAAATAATACAAAATGGAATAGAGTTATCCTTTATTAAATCGGATGTGGACATTCACGAATTGGCCGTTGACATGCGGCGAGACAAAGATAACGTTGGGAAATACCCTCTTTTGTATGAGCAGGATAGTTTTCGGCTTTTCAATTATGACGCAAAATCAGGCAGTAACCGTGAAATGATGCCTATTCTTGATCCTCCACCGTTTATATTGGGGGGGCGGCGCGATGTAACCTTAAATCCCAGTCTTTCATATGGGAATCTTGATATTGAGTCATTTGTTGAGCAGATCAATCAGGATTCATTAATGTCTTATTTGACAAGACTAGAGGCATTTTATCGGCGCTTGACCGGTACCGATTCCTGCTTTGCGGCGCGAGACTGGATATTTGAGAAGTTTACATCATTTGGTTATGATTCAACCTATATCGATTACTTCCCCAGCTTTCAACAGTGGGAATATGATCCCGTTGATGGCTACAATGTTGTCGCCACAAAGATCGGTTCACTATATCCAGAAAAGCATATTATAGTTGGTGCTCATTATGATGCCTTAGACGGTCCAGGAGCTGACGACAATGGGACAGGGACTTCCGCGATGTTGGAGTTCGCACGAATATTCTCTACTATTGAAACTGAATATACCATAGTATTTATCGCTTTTGATTCGGAAGAATCCTGGTGGGTGGGTGCATCTCACTATGTTGACGATGCCTTAGCGCGCGGAGATGATATGGTCTATATGTTGAATCTTGATATGATTGGAACTGATATAGGCGCAACTCACGAGGTTGTACTATATCACGGAAGAGTAAACAGTTATGCCGTTCTCTGGAGCATGTTGGCTGATTCCCTATTTGGAGGTTATAGTACTTACTATCCTCGCTATAGTTATGGAGGCGATGAGGTTCCATTCCAGGAAGCGGGGGTTGACGTAACATTCGTTTTTGAGTATGATTTATCTGAACATTACCATTCTCCCAGCGATAGCATTGTCTATCTTAATATTGACTATTATCTCAAGAATGTTAAGACATCTTTGGCACTGTTTCATTATGTAACCGAGGCTCCGCCGTTAGTTGACGCGTCCTTGATTGATGTTGGTGACGGAAGTTCTCTTGAACTGAGTTGGCAGGAACAGGAAACTTCAAATCTTAATTTTTACCGTGTATATTACCATACCGGTTCATTCATTGATTTAGATTCAACGGACCTTGAAACATCTCAAACCGGTTATGTCATAGATGGATTAATTGAAGGCCAGGAATATACGGTTCATGTAATTTCTGTTGATAATGATGATCAAAGTACAATCCTTACGGTTGAGAAAAAGCTGGAACCTTACTCCAATCCCAGACCACCGACTAGGTTGGCGATTTTTCCCGGGTATCGTGCGATTGAACTTACATGGGAAGGCAATAATCAACTCGAAAAGGATTTTAGTCATTATACAATCGTCAGAGATGGGGTTGCTCTACTCGATAAGCTGACCGAATTCTCATTTGTTGATAATGATTATTCTCTGGATACCAATGAACATACTTATATGGTTTATGCTGTCGATACAGATGGTAACATTTCGGATACTGTCGGCGTTGAATCGTTGGTGGCTCGCGCAGCCAGTTTGACACCGGGGAAAATACTGGCTGTAAACAGGTCAAGCGATAATTTCATTTTTATTGTTAATGAAGCGACAACTGGTGAGTTTATCAGGGATGGATTGTCTGGTTATAATTATGATTATTACTCAGATTCGGCTTATGCCAACAAGCCATTAAATGAGCAACTCACAATTGATGATTTTTTGGATTATGAATTAATTATAGTGGGAGGCGAATCCGGTCGCAACGAGGATTTTGGCTTTTATGAAGAAAATGGAGGTATTCTCAATGGTTTAAAAGACTACCTGTCTATAGGCGGAAAGCTGATATTATTTAGTCGATGGGGAGATATGTCAATTGTATCCGAGAATTATAAGACAGTCCAATTTATCCACAGTAACCCTGATTATGCTTACTCTTCTAGGTTCCATATAGATTTTCGAGTAGATTATGTTCATCTGTTTGACGGCGGCGGATTATACCCCGATTTAATTGGGACTCATAATCAGGTTTCGGAATATCCCGCATTGGTTTGGGATTCGTTGGCGACGGTTGATCATTCTTATCCCTGGAGCCAGGTGTCGGGCATTCCCTGTCCGTCATATTTTAGTCTGTCACCCGACATTACGAACCTAGAAGTTTTGTATACCTATGATTCGCGAACAGATAATATTGAGACCGAAGGAATGCCGATTGCGTGGAAATATCTGGGTGAAGATTATCAGTATTTCTTCTTTGGCATACCGCTATCGTTTTTTGACCGAGCTACGGCATCGACTGTATTACAGACGGCCGTGTCGGAATTGTTAACGGCTGAAGTAGTCGGTTCTACAATACTTATCCCGGAAAAAATAAATTCGGATGATTATTCGGAGACAACGACGGTTCTCTTGGGTGATTTGGTGGCTGGGAAGGTCGCCGCGGATATTGATATAAGTACAGCTTCGGTCAACGGTAGTATTATCCCGACTTCAACAAGTATTTTGGCGGAACATCCCGATTTTACGGGTAGTGTTTTACAGTTGGATATATCTACGAGTGATTTTCTTTTATCTTATGGTCGCAGTAGCGACAGCAGTGATTTTGGATATATCGTATCCTGGCAGTTCAGTGGTGAGTCAGATATTCTGACGGCCTATGGTGGAGTGACAATTGTCGGTCAGCCATATGTGAGTGGTGATGCCAATGGTGACGGTGGAGTCGATGTCGGGGACGCCGTCTATATCGTAAATCATGTCTTCAAGGGAGGTCCGGCTCCGGAACCTCTAATTGCTGGCGACGCCAATTGTGATGGTTCGGTCAACGTGGGGGACGCGGTGTATTTAATAAATCATGTCTTCAAAGGCGGCCCCGGTCCATGTGAGTAACCGGGGCGCCGGAGTAGAACTTAATCACTAATTTGTTTAACGGCCAATTTTGCCGCGTCCAATAACGGTTGGGGCGAAATTGGCTGCCCCACGGCTTGTTGCATCCAGAGATCGGGTGTAACCGAGCCGATTTTGCACATGCGAACCATTTCCTCCCCGATTACTTTGTCTTTCATGTAATCTTCGATTTGGTAAGCAATCATCGAACCGATGGCATAATTCGGCAAATATAAAGCGTTGTCAATAATATGCGAGTATATCGCCAGGATTTCACAGTCTTTAATTCCAAATACAGGCGAGAAGTATTGGTTCCAGATATCACGGGCGATAGACACTACCGCCAATTTCAACTCTTCCGGTGTCGCGTCCGGATGTTCATACATCCAACGCCATATTCTCATATCCAGTAACGACACTGCGCAGATTTCCATGGCTCCCCAGGTTTCGTCCAAAACGTACAGATTGTGCGCATCAGGATTATCTATATCGACTCCTAAAAGCTCAAGGTCCCGGGTTTGGAAAATAAAGGCGAAACTTTCGGTAAAGGCTGTATTGGGAACTCCTCTCAATAAAGTGTGATCAACCATATAAAGTGAAATAACCTGCTCAACGTTATGCCCGAATTCATGAATGGCGATATTGAAGCCTTTGTAATCGATACCGGATTTGCCAACCCTGGTTCTCAGTCGAGCTTTTTCTCCGCGATACGGGGGACCCGAAGCATGCCCGATACCGCGTGCGGGGTCGACCGCAATTTTTAAAGCAATATCTGCCGCGACATTTTTCTCAAACCCAAGCTGAATAAGAATATTGGGGAAATCGGCCTGAAGCGCTTCGGCATTGGGATACTTGTCTTTCACTATACTGTCGAGTTTTCGCCCATCAAAGCTGGAGCGAGCCTTAAATCCGTCGTACCAGATATCGAATGGCCGCAGCTTTCTTCCCAACCGTTTTTCAATCAAACGCCCAATATCCTGTAATACTTCCGAGGTCAAGACAGTTTCAAATAGTATCTCGACATTTCCTTCAAGCATTTCTCTATCACGCTTAAAACGGCGGTCCATCAGAGTCGGCCATTTTGGATTATACTTATCGGCATCTTTTTGACCATTGAAGATATTCAGCAAATGTCGGTATCGAGTGTTGGGTTCAGGCGAATTGTCAAATTTATCGCCCGGATTTCCCTCTTGAGTCCACGAATTCGGAATATCCCCATCAATAATTGAAGAAATGGTTACTTCATTGGAGGAGAGGTTCCAATCAACGGCGGGATTATTTATTACGGCCTGTGGAATTTCCTGATTAATTATTTTGAGCATAACATCAAAAACCATTTCCTGGTTAACCAGGCCATTGGGGTTGGCATATCGAGCCTTTAGCTCATCGCGTAAATTCCAGTGGGAGACCAATCGCATACCATGTGGGAAAAGCCGTTGACCGTCCGAGGTTAACAGATGATGCATGAATATATTATAGGCGCCGATATAG
This Candidatus Zixiibacteriota bacterium DNA region includes the following protein-coding sequences:
- a CDS encoding dockerin type I repeat-containing protein, with the translated sequence GNITIQSEDYSTIHFIESSPDYYYQSRYNIDTRVDYIHLFDGSGLYSDLIGGHSQAAGYPALVWDSLATVDHSYPWSQVSGIPCPSYFNLIPDVPNLEVLYTYDSRTDNIETEGMPIAWKYLGDDYQYFFFGMPLSFFDRPTATTVLQTAVSELLTAEVVGFTKLVPEKINSDDYAEITMVLLGDLATGKSAEDIDQGTVSVNGSIIPISSDILAEHPDFTGSVLQMDISTSDFLLSYGRSSDSSNFGYIVSWQFAGESDIQTAYGTVTIVGQLYVSGDANGDREINVGDAVFIVNHVFKGGPAPEPLIAGDANCDGSVNVGDAVYLINHVFKGGPGPCE
- a CDS encoding M28 family peptidase, giving the protein MTSRILLIMAIVLFYCAYPADSADLYKVIVVNQEDADFLNSLDIQPVYCLSDGYLIFAENQFAKQIIQNGIELSFIKSDVDIHELAVDMRRDKDNVGKYPLLYEQDSFRLFNYDAKSGSNREMMPILDPPPFILGGRRDVTLNPSLSYGNLDIESFVEQINQDSLMSYLTRLEAFYRRLTGTDSCFAARDWIFEKFTSFGYDSTYIDYFPSFQQWEYDPVDGYNVVATKIGSLYPEKHIIVGAHYDALDGPGADDNGTGTSAMLEFARIFSTIETEYTIVFIAFDSEESWWVGASHYVDDALARGDDMVYMLNLDMIGTDIGATHEVVLYHGRVNSYAVLWSMLADSLFGGYSTYYPRYSYGGDEVPFQEAGVDVTFVFEYDLSEHYHSPSDSIVYLNIDYYLKNVKTSLALFHYVTEAPPLVDASLIDVGDGSSLELSWQEQETSNLNFYRVYYHTGSFIDLDSTDLETSQTGYVIDGLIEGQEYTVHVISVDNDDQSTILTVEKKLEPYSNPRPPTRLAIFPGYRAIELTWEGNNQLEKDFSHYTIVRDGVALLDKLTEFSFVDNDYSLDTNEHTYMVYAVDTDGNISDTVGVESLVARAASLTPGKILAVNRSSDNFIFIVNEATTGEFIRDGLSGYNYDYYSDSAYANKPLNEQLTIDDFLDYELIIVGGESGRNEDFGFYEENGGILNGLKDYLSIGGKLILFSRWGDMSIVSENYKTVQFIHSNPDYAYSSRFHIDFRVDYVHLFDGGGLYPDLIGTHNQVSEYPALVWDSLATVDHSYPWSQVSGIPCPSYFSLSPDITNLEVLYTYDSRTDNIETEGMPIAWKYLGEDYQYFFFGIPLSFFDRATASTVLQTAVSELLTAEVVGSTILIPEKINSDDYSETTTVLLGDLVAGKVAADIDISTASVNGSIIPTSTSILAEHPDFTGSVLQLDISTSDFLLSYGRSSDSSDFGYIVSWQFSGESDILTAYGGVTIVGQPYVSGDANGDGGVDVGDAVYIVNHVFKGGPAPEPLIAGDANCDGSVNVGDAVYLINHVFKGGPGPCE